The following are encoded in a window of Variovorax paradoxus genomic DNA:
- a CDS encoding tripartite tricarboxylate transporter substrate-binding protein → MRPSSPPAAALPLSRRRFGTWLAASAAAAGAGQAALWAGNARAADAPLSSKLRIVIPANEGGGWDQTGRALGAALLASGAVGTVTYENIGGKGGTIGLARYVEKYDADPEALLVSGMVMVGAVALQKPAVTLAHVSPVARLTSDYEVVAVKADSPIKTPKDLIAQLRADAANTVIAGGSAGGVDHMFAGMLARVAGASASLNYQPHPGGAQVVEALETGKAAAGISGYSEFAEHITSGKLRAIGVSSKHPFQGIASVRQQGVDADLANWRGVMTGKKVPPYRRGQLLEAVQRATTHDLWQKTIKRNNWDPYWMAGKDFESFLELDTAMAGPLIYLLKLKA, encoded by the coding sequence ATGCGCCCGTCTTCGCCGCCTGCCGCCGCCCTCCCCCTGTCCCGCCGCCGATTCGGCACCTGGCTGGCCGCCTCGGCCGCTGCCGCCGGTGCGGGCCAGGCCGCGCTGTGGGCCGGCAACGCCCGCGCGGCCGACGCGCCGCTGAGCAGCAAGCTGCGCATCGTCATTCCCGCGAACGAAGGCGGCGGCTGGGACCAGACCGGCCGCGCCCTCGGCGCCGCCCTGCTGGCCTCGGGCGCCGTGGGCACCGTCACCTACGAGAACATCGGCGGCAAGGGCGGCACCATCGGGCTGGCCAGGTACGTCGAGAAGTACGACGCCGACCCCGAGGCGCTGCTGGTCAGCGGCATGGTGATGGTCGGCGCGGTGGCGCTGCAGAAGCCCGCCGTGACGCTGGCGCACGTGTCGCCCGTGGCGCGCCTCACCAGCGACTACGAGGTGGTCGCCGTCAAGGCCGACTCGCCCATCAAGACCCCCAAGGACCTCATCGCCCAGCTGCGCGCCGATGCCGCCAACACGGTCATCGCCGGCGGTTCGGCCGGCGGCGTGGACCACATGTTCGCCGGCATGCTGGCGCGCGTGGCCGGCGCCTCGGCGTCGCTGAACTACCAGCCGCACCCGGGCGGCGCCCAGGTGGTCGAAGCGCTCGAGACGGGCAAGGCGGCGGCCGGCATCTCGGGCTACAGCGAATTCGCCGAGCACATCACGAGCGGCAAGCTGCGCGCCATCGGCGTGTCGTCCAAGCACCCGTTCCAGGGCATTGCGTCGGTGCGCCAGCAGGGCGTGGACGCCGACCTGGCCAACTGGCGCGGCGTGATGACCGGCAAGAAAGTGCCGCCCTACCGCCGCGGCCAGCTGCTCGAGGCCGTGCAACGCGCCACCACGCACGACCTCTGGCAGAAGACCATCAAGCGCAACAACTGGGACCCGTACTGGATGGCGGGGAAGGACTTCGAGAGCTTTCTCGAACTCGATACGGCGATGGCTGGGCCGCTGATCTATCTGCTCAAGCTGAAAGCCTGA